A window from Toxoplasma gondii ME49 chromosome IX, whole genome shotgun sequence encodes these proteins:
- a CDS encoding hypothetical protein (encoded by transcript TGME49_292320): MGLPACSLEAPKASNSSNGRFAPVPVVGSSPESFSTPLGASSSLPPSGAHLLSSSLGCRAPLWRPLHAASGSEEELLEPKEKTNQEGREERGKNGEARVHETESDGTSQALGRAFASGSENCQEDSGEVPMPRLGELFESLPTPAFSLSTQRGLPQCLLAPHLRRELSTVRLLDIPAGEALLLQPVYEQWWKTVEASELCEDAAGGAMPEKARLCRRCLEEEEEGMPKRGRVSSGTEPSSSESSPLAGLSPAGPSLHEGSSCQLGLPPEEEEAGERAACEADSDAHSAKRRRLLSVDGSSAPSRTCERGASPRSPELGEKTEVAETFRESASPTDLQVACPSRASSASIPPRATLPVCDLAGFALHLMARDLQSAESIYPVNQKSAQRGGEKAQGHALARVGVGSSAGRQTLDARKLMSLAVCMQAHIVTAPSEELKVGSTTKAETTESVETAMTDAKSEGARGLERLETEDDERALHRLASKREVRMIRHAEILLQEVVEELRSELRKKEKGCCSACGRQMDARSFFLVHGEQKDGDTQAVAPPSLPHLLANLQGGSDPQLRQCVGQRLAAVLTADVSSSADGSSPPCDSRASREPSLSSARPASFPRAAFVSGVSVGGLGYGESLSERRKLFAASINSAPLFRQPTSVRFLPLHRGGPLELLHAFCCGADVIQGGETSEHAERGIAYSFDPYDLLQDEEEEGESAGQNGGEKDVEKLGRRGEAISREADARAAQEMLERAAAAGMASRLLHLDLTSEVYRDDFRPIMEKRSRGVSRATGCLSSRNCGGSEASKDEETRASQRGKEGASCRWSTVQDSRAYIHHLFNCSELMGPVLLLHHNLQCLLALFEVFRIFLRRGELRVAVHRFLRRCCEKGAGGQTRPVALSKDRKLSLASLPRGEAHGNCRAITA, from the coding sequence ATGGGGTTACCTGCATGTTCACTGGAGGCGCCGAAGGCGTCGAATTCCTCCAACGGGAGGTTCGCGCCTGTCCCCGTCGTCGGGAGCTCCCCAGAAAGTTTCTCCACTCCTCTTGGGGCCTCATCTTCGCTCCCACCGTCTGGCGCTCacctcctgtcttcttctctgggcTGCCGGGCGCCTCTGTGGCggcctttgcatgcagcgagcgGATCCGAGGAAGAGCTTCTCGagccgaaggagaaaacaaaccaagaagggagagaagagagaggaaagaacggagaggcACGCGTgcacgagacagaaagcgacgGGACTAGCCAGGCGCTCGGCAGGGCCTTTGCCTCCGGCTCTGAGAACTGCCAAGAGGACTCGGGAGAAGTCCCGATGCCCCGGTTGGGGGAACTGTTTGAGTCCTTGCCCACGCCTGCCTTTTCGCTTTCGACCCAGCGAGGCCTCCCGCAGTGTCTCCTGGCTCCGCATCTGAGAAGGGAGTTGAGTACTGTGCGGCTTCTCGACATTCCTGCAGGCgaggcgcttctcctccAGCCGGTGTACGAGCAGTGGTGGAAGACCGTCGAAGCTTCCGAACTTTGTGAGGATGCCGCCGGAGGGGCAATGCCCGAGAaggcgcgtctctgcaggcgctgcttagaagaagaagaagagggaatgCCTAAGCGAGGCCGCGTCTCCAGTGGAACGGAACCCAGTTCCTCGGAAAGCTCCCCGCTCGccggtctctctcctgcaggTCCCTCGCTACACGAAGGCTCTTCCTGCCAGTTGGGCCTTCCTccggaggaggaggaggccgGCGAAAGGGCAGCATGCGAGGCGGACTCGGATGCACACAgcgcgaagaggaggcgctTGTTGTCGGTCGACGGCTCTTCCGCGCCTTCTCGGACATGCGAACGGGGAGCGTCCCCGAGGTCTCCGGAGCTCGGAGAAAAGACCGAAGTCGCCGAAACCTTCCGGGAGAGCGCTTCGCCGACGGATCTCCAGGTGGCTTGTCCGTCGCGagcttcgtctgcgtcgatCCCACCGCGTGCGACTTTGCCAGTCTGCGACTTGGCAGGCTTCGCCCTGCACCTGATGGCGCGGGACCTGCAGAGTGCAGAAAGCATTTATCCAGTAAATCAAAAATCCGCGCAacgaggcggcgagaaggcccAAGGGCATGCACTGGCGCGAGTTGGTGTGGGGTCGTCGGCGGGGCGCCAGACCCTCGACGCCCGCAAGCTCATGTCGCTcgccgtctgcatgcaggcgcaCATCGTCACCGCGCCTTCCGAGGAACTCAAGGTGGGGTCGACAACGAAGGCcgagacaacggagagcgTGGAGACAGCGATGACGGATgcgaagagcgaaggggCGAGGGGACTTGAGAGACTTGAGACCGAGGACGACGAGAGGGCGCTGCACCGTCTGGCGTCGAAGCGTGAGGTCCGAATGATTCGTCACGCCGAAATTTTGCTTCAAGAGGTAGTTGAGGAGCTGCGCAGcgagctgaggaagaaggagaaaggctgCTGTTCTGCATGTGGAAGGCAGATGGACGCGAggtccttcttcttggtgcacggagaacagaaagacggagacactcAAGCTGTCGCCCCTCCCTCTTTGCCTCACCTTCTCGCGAACCTTCAAGGTGGAAGCGACCCTCAGCTCCGCCAGTGTGTGGGCCAACGCCTCGCTGCAGTTCTCACTGCCgatgtctcttcttctgcagatggctcttctccgccttgcGATTCTCGTGCATCCCGGgagccttctctgtcttctgcgcgTCCCGCTTCTTTCCCCCGCGCGGCCTTTGTCAGCGGGGTCTCTGTTGGAGGGCTGGGCTACGGCGAATCTCTCTCTGAGAGACGCAAACTTTTTGCCGCATCTATTAATTCGGCGCCTCTGTTTCGACAGCCGACGAgtgttcgctttctcccgctGCACCGCGGCGGACCTCTGGAGCTCCTCCACGCCTTCTGTTGCGGCGCGGACGTCATTCAGGGCGGGGAGACCAGCGAGCATGCAGAGCGCGGCATCGCCTACAGCTTTGATCCATATGATCTTCttcaagacgaagaagaggaaggagagagcgcaggacagaacggaggagagaaggacgtgGAGAAACTCGGTCGAAGGGGCGAGGCAATCTCTCGCGAGGCGGACGCGCGAGCAGCTCAGGAGATGCTGGAGCGCGCTGCCGCGGCGGGCATGGCAAGTAGATTGCTTCATTTGGACCTGACGTCTGAGGTGTACCGCGACGATTTCAGGCCCAtcatggagaagagaagccgaggcgtTTCGAGGGCGACAGGCTGTCTTTCTTCACGGAACTGCGGCGGCAGTGAAGCGagcaaagacgaggagacgcgcgcttcgcagagagggaaagagggAGCCTCTTGTCGCTGGAGCACAGTCCAGGACAGTCGAGCGTACATACACCACCTTTTCAACTGCAGCGAGTTGATGGGGCCGGTTCTGCTGCTTCACCACAAcctgcagtgtctcctcgcacTGTTCGAGGTTTTCAGGATCTTCTTGCGGCGCGGCGAACTGCGAGTCGCCGTGCACCGTTTTCTCCGCAGATGCTGTGAGAAGGGCGCCGGTGGACAGACGCGGCCGGTCGCGCTCTCTAAGGACAGAAAGCTGAGCCTTGCGTCACTgccgagaggcgaggcgcaTGGCAACTGCAGAGCGATCACGGCCTGA
- a CDS encoding hypothetical protein (encoded by transcript TGME49_292330~Predicted trans-membrane domain (TMHMM2.0):97-120:124-147:159-182:254-272:291-314:333-356:378-401:903-926:946-969:1002-1025:1037-1056:1075-1098:1170-1190:1199-1222) yields MGNATDRSGRASYAQVTPALSLPHRGRGAASPSGEGEKGGPVALSPPRSISFKAGTGPRLGETGSRGGSLTVGSAKKKGRGGSRRNVQALIEVPRGIFSLLVNILMYTLQQFMLLYVIIAKTRSWLGLLFLVWDVPLLLYMCYSIKADSAADSCTSSRRCAVQWMTYTITVAVKMAAVAFAPSMPSGTSIAFLQYTQGMAAAFDALNLEGLSSKFPIQFYDPHMNVTTAGLANLSFSNNSHFTRQLVQAGESVDNFLVFVGICLLPIIYVVFTARAKEAMYPTINQLVSIEGLLHADLGVALTLDMLDIVIMFRDAFSRYSNARWWGSDPVMKWICFAMVIVTIVGVVCLGFAFPTRSIDSPASASLSQTDMFISAKYAFLVGLFIVDIPFLALRIYWIVATDTISFFLFKNVYSLLTRPLRLNQCRLAEREKAKGTQKTFYDQDVLPEYREEDESEDAEEENSDELHEEDEEPLPAARLPPGLATLAGPMPGAGGPPGVGPGGGVNALAHGQCLPQPQSFDPIYGHHPGQAVGVGLPAFGRGGRASAASAPQGAPGLSGTHPATAGGGGPGGPGYLGRATSTDGQGKLQGTAPADLPTWPPVPPSGASGHPGLDVYGDAGGGASPYPLVGTRGVGPGGVHGAGLPSVYQQASSGSLSLPGPGQGPASASIKGGPRGFWRRFSNSRLSRSSTLEAGGIAGGVPGSLGPRAPSWYQFDGLAPGGRGDGDRSSGLPMPHHGGHYLTGEQGAGVGGPYGVLARGPGFQEGPSSHFFYGGGPGTGPAAAFTSTVGLPGPVSPASVAGGHGHQGGGGGISVGGIRRRITGSLLHKRYSDMGSDGSGTQGPQETAAYRQGSIAEPWAGGSPRQMVGRRASASPVAPDRSRAKGPTRRERRLLRDLQYVRGIPVPSIGFWASLYRFFLILFIGGRQGLKTVLDDVFQLTWCQQLRMLLAPVGFHAMQGCLIAMIALSVPVSWKQLPGIAAWDDFFPVASWETLSTVDHTAVVIIGVSFALELVAFVFTAPFLDTFFVSIGTVCRLLSEYLVVRSIAISFAQQLPASPKVENGSRYVGFVVVALFIIRPVYHLLMLIVPGVYALCGKRLMTCRREKKKGYEPVASGEEWRTGVGRREVYSVSNALNFIICRQFLAPISYNSLLVGPDVMKGIRLLDNMVHAQFCDILITIGVQFYALSMHMSWYDVGVFLAHDVFLGIYALVGQAIRILAQRRFELKILLEELVLQRSDDFRLPGDEDEETSDEDDLSSKGRKRDKRKIGFVTIADIDEEYQTEGFFSSPGCIFPQIL; encoded by the exons ATGGGCAACGCGACGGATCGCTCAGGGAGAGCGAGTTACGCGCAGGTGacgcctgctctctctctgccgcatCGAGGCCGAGGGgcggcgtctccgtctggcgagggcgagaaaggcggaccggtcgctctgtctcctccgcggTCGATCTCCTTCAAGGCAGGGACTGGCCCGCGGCtcggagagacaggctcTCGGGGGGGCAGCCTGACGGTTGGatcggcgaagaagaaaggtcgCGGCGGAAGTCGACGGAATGTGCAAGCACTCATTGAGGTTCCTCGCGGCATCTTCTCACTCCTTGTTAACATTCTCATGTACACCCTTCAACAGTTCATGCTGCTTTATGTCATCATTGCCAAGACGCGCTCTTGGCTTGgactcctcttcctcgtgtGGGACGTTCCACTGC TGCTCTACATGTGCTACTCAATCAAGGCGGACAGCGCCGCCGACTCGTGTACGAGTTCTCGACGCTGCGCCGTCCAGTGGATGACTTACACGATCACCGTAGCTGTCAAGATGGCGGCAGTCGCCTTTGCTCCGAGCATGCCCTCGGGAACGAGCATCGCGTTTCTCCAGTACACGCAAGGCATGGCTGCGGCGTTCGACGCGCTGAATTTGGAAGGCCTCTCGAGCAAGTTCCCCATTCAGTTCTACGACCCCCACATGAACGTCACTACTGCCGGCCTCGCCAACTTGTCGTTCAGCAACAACTCGCACTTCACTAGACAGCTGGTCCAAGCCGGAGAAAGCGTCG ACaacttcctcgtcttcgtggGAATTTGCCTGCTGCCCATCATCTACGTCGTCTTCACGGCGAGGGCGAAAGAAGCCATGTACCCGACCATCAACCAGCTGGTGTCGATCGAAGGCCTTCTACACGCAGACCTTGGAGTGGCACTAACTCTGGATATGCTCGACATCGTCATCATGTTCCGCGACGCCTTTA GCCGCTACAGCAATGCACGGTGGTGGGGCAGTGACCCGGTGATGAAGTGGATTTGTTTCGCGATGGTGATTGTCACAATTGTGGGCGTGGTGTGCCTCGGTTTTGCGTTTCCGACGCGGTCGATCGACAGTCCGGCGAGCGCGTCGCTGTCGCAAACGGACATGTTTATTTCGGCCAAGTACGCCTTTCTCGTGGGTCTTTTCATCGTGGACATCCCGTTCCTCGCACTCCGCATTTACTGGATCGTCGCGACAGACAcgatttccttctttctgttcaaAAACGTGTATTCGCTGCTGACGCGCCCTCTGCGGCTGAACCAGTGTCGGCTGGCGGAGAGGGAAAAGGCCAAGGGAACACAAAAGACCTTCTACGACCAAGACGTGCTCCCAGAGtacagggaagaagacgaaagcgaagacgcggaggaggagaatTCCGACGAGCTtcacgaggaagacgaggagccGCTTCCGGCTGCGCGTCTCCCTCCGGGGCTCGCGACTCTCGCCGGACCCATGCCGGGAGCTGGAGGCCCACCGGGAGTGGGGCCTGGGGGCGGCGTCAACGCGCTGGCACATGGTCAGTGCCTGCCGCAGCCTCAGTCCTTCGACCCCATCTATGGCCATCATCCAGGACAAGCGGTGGGGGTCGGACTGCCTGCCTTTGGGCGAGGCGGCCGAGCGTCCGCCGCTTCCGCGCCGCAGGGGGCCCCGGGCCTGTCAGGGACCCACCCTGCGACCGCAGGCGGAGGAGGACCTGGAGGCCCAGGCTACCTCGGGAGGGCGACCAGCACCGACGGGCAGGGTAAGTTGCAGGGGACGGCTCCGGCAGACCTGCCGACCTGGCCGCCGGTTCCGCCGAGCGGCGCTTCTGGGCATCCGGGCCTCGACGTATACGGCGATGCAGGCGGAGGCGCGAGTCCATATCCGCTGGTCGGGACACGAGGCGTCGGCCCAGGCGGCGTCCATGGCGCAGGCTTGCCGTCGGTCTACCAGCAAGCGAGCAGCGGGTCTCTCAGCCTTCCAGGCCCTGGGCAGGGGCCGGCGAGTGCATCCATCAAAGGAGGCCCGCGAGGTTTCTGGAGGCGATTCTCCAACTCGCGCCTTTCCCGAAGCAGCACGCTGGAAGCAGGCGGCATCGCTGGCGGGGTCCCTGGGTCGCTTGGGCCGCGCGCCCCCTCGTGGTACCAGTTCGACGGTTTGGCACCTGGCGgccgaggagacggagacaggtcCAGCGGCCTGCCGATGCCGCACCATGGGGGACACTACCTGACAGGAGAGCAAGGAGCGGGTGTGGGGGGTCCCTACGGCGTGCTGGCGAGAGGGCCAGGATTCCAGGAGGGTCCCAGCTCCCATTTCTTTTATGGGGGAGGCCCAGGGACAGGCCCGGCAGCCGCGTTCACGAGCACTGTGGGTCTGCCCGGGCCTGTGTCGCCGGCGAGCGTGGCGGGGGGCCATGGACACCAgggtggaggcggcggcatCAGCGTGGGTGGAATCCGGCGACGAATCACCGGCAGCTTGCTGCACAAGCGCTACAGTGACATGGGATCCGACGGGTCTGGAACGCAGGGAccgcaggagacagctgccTACCGACAAGGCTCCATTGCAGAGCCGTGGGCAGGCGGGAGTCCGAGACAGATGGTTGGGCGACGCGCGAGCGCGTCTCCGGTGGCGCCGGATCGTTCTCGCGCCAAGGGCCCAACTCGGCGCGAGAGGAGGTTGCTGCGAGATCTGCAGTACGTGCGCGGCATTCCGGTGCCCAGCATTGGCTTCTGGGCCTCTCTGtatcgcttcttcctcattctCTTCATCGGCGGACGGCAGGGCCTCAAGACGGTGCTTGACGATGTCTTTCAGCTGACCTGGTGTCAGCAGCTCCGCATGCTCCTTGCGCCCGTTGGCTTCCACGCCATGCAGGGGTGCCTCATCGCCATGATTGCCCTCTCTGTCCCGGTGTCGTGGAAGCAGTTGCCCGGAATTGCAGCGTGGGATGACTTTTTCCCCGTGGCTTCCTGGGAAACTCTGTCGACTGTCGATCACACAGCCGTCGTGATCatcggcgtctccttcgccctcGAACTGGTGgccttcgtcttcactgCGCCTTTCCTCGACACCTTCTTCGTGTCCATCGGCACAGTGTGCAGACTGCTTAGTGAATACCTTGTCGTTCGATCGATTGCCATCAGCTTCGCCCAGCAACTCCCGGCCTCGCCAAAAGTGGAAAACGGGAGCCGCTATGTCGGCTTTGTGGTTGTTGCTCTGTTCATCATCCGCCCCGTTTACCATCTTCTCATGCTTATCGTCCCAGGCGTCTACGCGTTGTGTGGCAAGCGGCTCATGACGTGCagacgcgaaaagaaga AGGGTTACGAGCCGGTCGCGAGCGGCGAGGAGTGGAGGACCGGCGTGGGTCGCCGAGAAGTGTACTCTGTGTCCAACGCTTTAAACTTCATTATCTGCCGCCAATTTCTAGCTCCAATTTCGTACAATAGTCTTTTGGTCGGCCCGGATGTGATGAAGGGAATACGACTACTAGACAACATGGTGCACGCGCAGTTCTGCGACATTTTGATTACAATTGGAGTTCAGTTCTACGCGCTGTCAATGCACATGAGCTGGTACGACGTTGGGGTCTTTCTCGCGCATGACGTCTTCCTAGGCATCTACGCCTTGGTAGGTCAGGCAATTCGCATTCTCGCTCAGCGGCGCTTCGAGTTGAAAATCCTGCTCGAGGAACTCGTTttgcagagaagcgacgacTTCCGCTTACCTggggacgaagacgaagagaccaGCGACGAGGACGATCTCAGCAGTAAAGGGAGGAAAAGGGACAAACGAAAAATTGGTTTCGTCACCATCGCCGACATCGACGAAGAGTATCAAACTGagggcttcttctcttcacctgGGTGCATCTTCCCACAAATTTTGTAG
- a CDS encoding hypothetical protein (encoded by transcript TGME49_292325) yields the protein MSEANAPFSFKQTSLLADSASRILSPLACESAAGASQCTGGKTLCKRARRGDLSEFGVTFLSNGEKVFPLFYVSWISVSPQISASSLLLLSDSSLSGFARRLTENRRRAEDLLLLSVSLASSPMLPFFPCGLAGVPAVAARRCLSSRRATKRRLSAGLVFPFYAFLRLSSSFSRLSL from the exons ATGTCAGAAGCAAacgcgcctttctccttcaaACAGACGAGTTTGCTGGCGGACTCCGCGTCCAGGATTTTAAGTCCGCTTGCATGCGAGTCGGCAGCAGGGGCCTCACAATGCACTGGCGGCAAAACACTGTGCaagcgagcgaggagaggagacctCTCGGAGTTCGGTGTGACCTTTCTCTCTAATGGGGAAAAGgttttccctctgttctATGTTTCCTGgatctccgtctctccccaGATTTCCGCGTCGTCTTTGCTGCTCCTGTCCGACTCTTCGCTGTCAGGTTTCGCTCGACGACTCACGGAAAACAGACGCCGCGCAGAAG acctcttgctgctttctgtttctctggcCTCTTCTCCGATGctccctttttttccgtgTGGACTCGCGGGCGTTCCTGCCGTCGCCGCGCGTCGCTGCCTGTCTTCACGTCGGGCGACCAAGCGACGGCTTTCTGCGGGGCTGGTTTTTCCTTTTTatgcctttcttcgtctttcctcctctttctctcgcctctctctgtag
- a CDS encoding hypothetical protein (encoded by transcript TGME49_292335) — translation MVPSQIQKGNPLVAGGSPQYPTPPCRSLALGENCIQQPPHATVRRRGQDINHGKGWEMTTLPIQYSDGVPAKMKRRGIETGLPPLVIPDAPTSGPEYVATFYWRHNGLYGRNQPTNFEPSSFGLQSKFSDQLARAGMFRRRGFDTSLDTSRVINGAQDWMLKNI, via the exons ATGGTTCCGTCGCAAATACAGAAAGGAAACCCTCTCGTGGCAGGGGGGTCTCCACAATACCCCACTCCTCCTTGCCGGTCACTGGCACTGGGCGAGAACTGCATTCAACAACCACCGCACGCGACCGtaaggagaagagggcaaGATATAAACCATGGAAAGGGGTGGGAAATGACAACTCTCCCTATTCAGTACTCCGACGGTGTACCTGCCAAGATGAAGCGTCGGGGCATTGAAACAGGGCTCCCACCCTTGGTCATACCTGACGCGCCCACATCTGGACCTGAATACGTTGCGACATTCTACTGGAGACACAATGGCCTCTACGGAAGGAACCAACCCACAAATTTCGAACCCTCTTCATTCGGACTGCAGTCAAA gTTCTCAGACCAGCTGGCTCGCGCAGGCATGTTCCGAAGACGGGGTTTCGATACATCCCTCGACACCAGCCGAGTTATTAATGGCGCCCAGGACTGGATGCTCAAGAACATCTGA